In the genome of Arachis stenosperma cultivar V10309 chromosome 2, arast.V10309.gnm1.PFL2, whole genome shotgun sequence, the window atagcAAAGTAAGAACATGGTACACTCATTTTGTTTTTCCTTGTTTTGAACTAATACAATAGCCTTTTCTTACCATAAGTTTTTGTTTCTAAGGGAAAAAAATTTAGTTGACAGTATTATAATAGACTTGTGTCAAATTAGAGATCTACACTTAAATGCTGACACCTTCAAAAATATGCCTCAACTAAAGTTTCTTAAGTTTTATGCTCCATGGGATGAAAACAGTTGAATGTGTACATTCCCATAACCCTGGACCCATTTTCTCCTAGACTCAAGTATTTGGAGTGGAATAGTTATCCTCTGAATTCTCTATCATCAATGTTCTGTGTGGAGCAGCTTGTTGAGTTTAGGATGCCAAAAAATTTCTAAACTTTGGGATGGAACGCAGGTACTAATACCAACATGAACTTCATTTTTAGCCGTTTTGTTTTGATTGGAAATTGAAGATTTTTGAATGTGACGAATGTATCTCTGAATTGTTACAGGAACTTCCGAATTTGATAGTGCTTTACCTTTATGGATGTAACAAGTTGGTAAAGCTTCCAGACTTCAGTAAAGCAACAAAGCTTAAAACGATAGATCTTTGGAATTATGAAAAACTATATCAACTTCATCCATCTATTTTATCCAACCAAACTCTTGAGGAATTATATCTTACTGGTTGCACAAAATTGGAGTGTGTCAAAGGCAACTTGCAGTCTCTTAAAACATTTTATGCTTATAATTGTTCAAGCCTGAAGGAATTTTCAATGTCATCAGAAAAACTGCCGGATTTGGATATCTCTTTGTGGAGATTGGAGAATTAAAAGTCTACCAAATGAAATAGGtagctttttttcttttgagtaTCTTTGTCTTAGTAATTGCAGAGAACTAATTGAGCTCCCAAACAACATCAAAGCTCAATCAAGGTTAAGGGCTCTTGATGTAAGTGGTTGTAGTGGTCTTCGATCTATACCAGAGCTTCCACCAAAAAATGTCACTCAGATTTAGTGTTGATAGACCTAAGAAAGGGAAGAGAGTCCAAATAAGgagagaaaatgatgaagattGTTTTATCAAAGGGTGTGGGGTTATTCCAATGTATGCCTCAACTCTCTTGGATGCCATTCAAAATCTTGAATTGGAGTTCAACTTGAAGCCTCATCATAACCCCATCCCAAGGATAAATTTGGACGAAGTAAAAAGTATGATGATCTGGAAGAGCAGAGGAAAATCAAAACTCCACTGAAGAAGCTGGAGTGACTCAGAAGAAGGCAGCAAGGGGGAACACTGCATTAGCTATTTCAACATTAGCAAAAGCTTCATGGCCTAATTCCACCTTGTAGTACAAACTGATGTACCTACATTCACTTTTGTGTATCTCAATGGCTATCTGAATACTGGGCAATAATGTGGATGGATAGTATGAAAGGCAATTCAGGAATTCTTGCATTTGATATCATCCCCTAAGTAATAGTATAAGGTAAATTCTGCTTTTTTGAAAAAAGTACTCATTGTAAATATATTGGTCTTTCTGCAAACTAGAATATTAATGCTAAATAAGGAATGACTTGCAACAACTGGTGAATATTAATGCAATAATATTGTATATGCACCTTCCTTTTATATCTTCTTTTACCAAAATATTGACCTTTAAACAGATCAAGGTACACATTCCTAGTAAAAACACcacattttaaaataaataagttttGAGATCAGTTTGCTCTCAAACTAAGAAACCTATATGATCTGTAATGATTTCTATACAGAGTTGATAACAGAATGCACAAAAGACTataccattttttttaaatgtaatCTCATTTGATGAAAGAGAGATTATATGAGGGTGTAAAGACCAAGCAAGCAAGAAGAGATATTTAAAGCTAGTACATGTAATTTAAAGACCAAAATAGCTAAAAGAAAGCTAGTGCATCTAATTTGAGGAAGAAACTTAAAAAAGTATGTAATTACAAGAAAACAGAATCTAAACCAGTGAACCCTCAATCCGCATCCTCCAGGTGATTTCATATGCCCCTTAGATCAGCCTTGTCAGTTTTCACATAGTATTTTTTTGCATTTTCTCCTTGGTTAATTTTGAAGACTAGTTCTTGTCACATATCACCTTAGTTTTTGCATTATTGATACTTATAGGCCCATGCATTTCTATAGTAGTTTACAAATTGCTATTTTTTTCATCGTAATTTGCAGTGGTAGTTTATgcatatattatattatagtaAGATGTGATTTCTATTTGTTACTATGTGAGAATCGGCTTCGCTAGGTAGACAATGGAGAATCTAAACAACGTGAATAATAGGCTGGAAATTTATGGTGTAGTTGAAGGGGGATGAGCCCacgaaagaaaaggaaagcaaAGCATGGAGTTACATCAAATTTATGGCGGATTGGGAAAAAGTAGCCACCCACGAAACACAAGCACAACCACACGATAATGTGTTTTAGATTTCATTAAAAGCTATCATAATAGAGAGCTCCAAATCTCCAATAATGAAGAGGAATCAACGAAgaaacaacaaggaattgaagaacCTAGCTACCTATATATATCTTCGTTGACTTGACTTCACTTGCTTCTTTATTTAACCCTTAACAAGCTAAGGAATCACACGCATACAACAACACTACAAGCATCATCAACCACTAGGGTTTCTGTCCAACTTTCAATGGCATCTTCTTctttcaatgttcctttaatcaAACATGATCTCTTCATAAGCTTTAGAGGAGAAATTCGCACTTCTTTTCTTTGCCATTTGATAAAAAGATTGCGCGATGACGGAATCATTAGTTTCTTTGTTGACGAGGAAAATCTTGGTGCTGGAGACGAGATCTCATCCGCACTTCTTCAAGCAATTGAGGAATCTTCCATTTCATTGGTCATCTTCTCGAAAGATTATGCTTCTTCGAGATGGTGTATGGAGGAGCTTGTGAAGATTATTGAATGCAAAGAACAATATCAAAGGACTCTGGTACCTGTTTTTTACAATGTTGATCCTTCTCATGTAAGGCACCAGAAACGAACTTTTGAAGAGGCTTTTGATGTCCACACTGAGAAGTATAGAGAAAACATGGCAAAGGTGCAGAATTGGAGATCTGCATTAAGAAAGGCTGCTGATTTGTCTGGAATCCATTATCCATCAACCTTGATCAGGTCAAAATTTACTTCCAAACAAAGGAAAAAACATGCTTTCATTGTTTAgactctttattttatgttttaatttagggaaagtatgaggagtcaatgaaatatttatacaatgtgtacaatggaggtttatgaagtattagagatataattattagtgttacattttctcatcatataattattagtgttaccCCTAGTTTAATACTATTGTGTTACATTTACACACACACAAAAAAGGatacattatatatatacatatctaGTAGTTATTAgctcatttttatttagttttcaAGTATTCATCATGGAATATATGCTTGTGTGTAATAACTAGGTTTAGATCcaaacaatatatataaattcaGGATTGCTACACATCTAAGTATTTTTTCATCAACACTAACAAAAATTTTCTAGTAGtgtattaattttaattgatctattgtaatattatattataacacagagaaaattattcaaaaaaattaaaatatgtattataatattttcttaattttttttatatttaagcttttttaaaaaatttaaaataatggATGTTgcaaggaaaaagaaaagacgAATTATACATACCTCTTCAATACAAgctttgttattatttaattaatatcttTTGTAAATGAAACACTACATAGTAGTACATACAAAATGTAGCGttctttgcaatttttttttatatatgaaaCACTGCATTCTTTGTTATAGAATGGGACACTCCAGTCATAGCATTTAGCAAAGTGCTCAAAGCGAtgtcatttatatatatatatatatatatatatatatatatatatatatatatatatatatattggttgTTTAAAGTGATGTCATATTTTATTCAACACAAATTCCAAAAGATCACACTTATATAacctattttaaaatattacattattgaaatatatgtttattttttatcttggatAATTTTCTGTATAATAGATAATAGATAGGTAAATAACATATTTTTCCCCTATATATAAGATCATTATTTCttcttatttatttgattttattaggAAACTTCAGTTAAAATTTAGCTAACAAAATAGTAgatgaaaatatataaaagagaaaatttgGGCAAAAAAAGTTGATTTATTAATGCAAACAGAATTATAGCATTTTAGTTTTCATCAAAACCTGAAGCACCTCTGTACATTACTGGACAAAAATCACCTTAggtttttcttttgaatttcaaCTGATGAGAAATTTGTAAACTACTACACCTTTATTGGTTTTCAATAGGAAGGGGTCAATGTATTTTAGAATTTAGAGTAAGAAACGACGATATCCTGGCAATCttgatttgaaaaaaagaaaaagaaaaaattaaagtgttttaaatattaatatcaTTAGCTTAGACCTGTTCATTTTCTTTATATTACTTTTGTGTTCATTGTTGTTTAATCTATTTCTTCTAGATTATAGTGTGAATTTGTGATATATCTGcctttttttgttctttatgGGACATGATAGAAATGAAGTTGAGCTCattgaaaaaattattaaagttGTCAATGAGAAGTTGCCGCCTATTTGTCCAAATAAATCCAAAGGTGCTGTTGGAATTGATGAACAAGTTAAGTCTATTGAATCGTTATTGGCAAAAATGGAGCCGAATGATGTTGGAATCCTTGGAATTTGGGGCATGGGCGGTATAGGTAAAACAACCATTGCTCAAGttatattcaataaatattCCTCACAGTATGAAGGTTGTTGCTTCTTGAAAAATGTCAGAGAAGAATCAGAAAGGCACGGTCTGGATTATTTGTATGAGCAACTCTTTTCTCAACTGCTGAAGAAACAAAATCTCCTTGTGAAAGGTCCTGCCAACGCAATATCTGCCATTTACGAGAGAAGATTGAGTCAGAAAGAAGTTCTCATAGTACTTGACGATGTGGATACATCAGATATATTAGATTATCTAACTGGAGAACAAACCTGCTTGGCACCAGCTAGTAGGGTCATTGTAACAACCAGAGACAAGCAGATACTAATTGCTGCAAGAGCACATGGAATATACGAGGTCAAGCGATTGAGCTTTAAGAGCTCCCTTGAGCTTTTTTGCATAAAAGCCTTTAATAAAATCTATCCTGAAAATGGATACGAAAAGCTTTCACAAATGGCAGTTAATTATGCAAATGGCATTCCACTAGCCTTAAAAGTATTGGGCTCCTTTTTATGCTCAAAAAGTGCAGTAGTTTGGAAAAATGCACTAAAAAAACTCCAGAGTTGCCCTGATAAGAGGATTTTCAATGTGTTGAAATTGAGCTACGATGGATTAGATGATTCGGACAAGAGCATATTCCTTGACATTGCATGCTTTTtcaaaggagaatgcaaggatAATGTCATAAGGTTTCTAGACTCATGTAGTTTCTATGCGGATGTTGGAATAGACAATCTTGAAAGTAAAGCTCTTATAACTATTTCCTACAATAGAATACAAATGCATGACTTGATACAGCAAATGGGTTGGGAAGTCGTTCGCCAAGAATCAAATAAAGATCCTACAGAGCTCACTCGAATAAATAAGCCTGAAGATTTTCacaatttattgaaaaatagcAAAGTAAGTACACGGTACACTCATTTTGTTTTTACTTATTTTGAACTAATACAATAGCCTTTTCTTACTATAAGTTTTTTGTTTTGAAGGGAAAAAATTTAGTTGAAGGTATTATGATAGACCTGTCTCAAATTGGAGATCTACACTTAGATGCTGACACCTTTAAAAATATGCCTCAACTAAGGTTTCTTAAGTTTTATGCTCCACGGGATGAAAAACAGTTGAATGTGTACATTCCCATACCCTTGGAGTCATTTTCTGCTAGACTCAAGTATTTGGAGTGGAATAGTTATCCTCTGAATTCTCTATCATCAATGTTTTGTGTGGAGCAGCTTGTTGAGCTTAGGATGCCAAACAGTCAAATTTCTAAACTTTGGGATGGAACGCAGGTACTAATACCAACATGAACTTCATTTATAGCCGTTTTGTTTCGATTGGAAATTGAGGATTTTTGAATGTGATGAGTGTATCTCTGAATTGTTACAGGAACTTCCGAATTTGATAGTGCTTTACCTTTATGGATGTAAAAAGTTGGTAGAGCTTCCAGATTTCAGTAAAGCAACAAAGCTTAAGACTATAGATCTTTGGAATTGTGAAAAACTATGTCAACTTCATCCATCTATTTTATCCATCCAAACTCTTGAGGAATTATATCTTACTGGTTGCACAAAATTGAAGTGTGTCAAAAGCAATTTGAAGTCTGTTAAAACATTTTATGCTTATAATTGTTTAAGCCTGGAGAAATTTTCAGTGTCATCAGAAAAACTGTCGGATTTGGATATCTCTTTGTGGAGAATTAAAAGTCTACCAAATGAAATATGTAGCTTTTTTTCTCTTGAGTATCTTTGTCTTAGTAATTGCAGAAAGCTAATTGATCTCCCACGCAACATCAAAGCTCAATCAAGGTTAAGGGCTCTT includes:
- the LOC130962774 gene encoding disease resistance protein RPV1-like isoform X2, producing MASSSFNVPLIKHDLFISFRGEIRTSFLCHLIKRLRDDGIISFFVDEENLGAGDEISSALLQAIEESSISLVIFSKDYASSRWCMEELVKIIECKEQYQRTLVPVFYNVDPSHVRHQKRTFEEAFDVHTEKYRENMAKVQNWRSALRKAADLSGIHYPSTLIRNEVELIEKIIKVVNEKLPPICPNKSKGAVGIDEQVKSIESLLAKMEPNDVGILGIWGMGGIGKTTIAQVIFNKYSSQYEGCCFLKNVREESERHGLDYLYEQLFSQLLKKQNLLVKGPANAISAIYERRLSQKEVLIVLDDVDTSDILDYLTGEQTCLAPASRVIVTTRDKQILIAARAHGIYEVKRLSFKSSLELFCIKAFNKIYPENGYEKLSQMAVNYANGIPLALKVLGSFLCSKSAVVWKNALKKLQSCPDKRIFNVLKLSYDGLDDSDKSIFLDIACFFKGECKDNVIRFLDSCSFYADVGIDNLESKALITISYNRIQMHDLIQQMGWEVVRQESNKDPTELTRINKPEDFHNLLKNSKGKNLVEGIMIDLSQIGDLHLDADTFKNMPQLRFLKFYAPRDEKQLNVYIPIPLESFSARLKYLEWNSYPLNSLSSMFCVEQLVELRMPNSQISKLWDGTQELPNLIVLYLYGCKKLVELPDFSKATKLKTIDLWNCEKLCQLHPSILSIQTLEELYLTGCTKLKCVKSNLKSVKTFYAYNCLSLEKFSVSSEKLSDLDISLWRIKSLPNEICSFFSLEYLCLSNCRKLIDLPRNIKAQSRLRALDVSGCSSLRSIPELPPSIEELYAVDCTSLETIFNLKAVFSLNRRKISFANCVRLEQESVNDIMEDAHLTIFRNVLLLSADPDQVINYYYYHKMLGCVCYPGYKVPKWFGCETRGASIIIELHQPYYELLGFFFCCVISQNLPPYYFEELDLVNIKCEYRYFGDGVKDTF
- the LOC130962774 gene encoding disease resistance protein RPV1-like isoform X3, with product MASSSFNVPLIKHDLFISFRGEIRTSFLCHLIKRLRDDGIISFFVDEENLGAGDEISSALLQAIEESSISLVIFSKDYASSRWCMEELVKIIECKEQYQRTLVPVFYNVDPSHVRHQKRTFEEAFDVHTEKYRENMAKVQNWRSALRKAADLSGIHYPSTLIRNEVELIEKIIKVVNEKLPPICPNKSKGAVGIDEQVKSIESLLAKMEPNDVGILGIWGMGGIGKTTIAQVIFNKYSSQYEGCCFLKNVREESERHGLDYLYEQLFSQLLKKQNLLVKGPANAISAIYERRLSQKEVLIVLDDVDTSDILDYLTGEQTCLAPASRVIVTTRDKQILIAARAHGIYEVKRLSFKSSLELFCIKAFNKIYPENGYEKLSQMAVNYANGIPLALKVLGSFLCSKSAVVWKNALKKLQSCPDKRIFNVLKLSYDGLDDSDKSIFLDIACFFKGECKDNVIRFLDSCSFYADVGIDNLESKALITISYNRIQMHDLIQQMGWEVVRQESNKDPTELTRINKPEDFHNLLKNSKGKNLVEGIMIDLSQIGDLHLDADTFKNMPQLRFLKFYAPRDEKQLNVYIPIPLESFSARLKYLEWNSYPLNSLSSMFCVEQLVELRMPNSQISKLWDGTQELPNLIVLYLYGCKKLVELPDFSKATKLKTIDLWNCEKLCQLHPSILSIQTLEELYLTGCTKLKCVKSNLKSVKTFYAYNCLSLEKFSVSSEKLSDLDISLWRIKSLPNEICSFFSLEYLCLSNCRKLIDLPRNIKAQSRLRALDVSGCSSLRSIPELPPSIEELYAVDCTSLETIFNLKAVFSLNRRKISFANCVRLEQESVNDIMEDAHLTIFRNVLLLSADPDQNWILSISSANTATSEMA
- the LOC130962774 gene encoding disease resistance protein RPV1-like isoform X1, encoding MASSSFNVPLIKHDLFISFRGEIRTSFLCHLIKRLRDDGIISFFVDEENLGAGDEISSALLQAIEESSISLVIFSKDYASSRWCMEELVKIIECKEQYQRTLVPVFYNVDPSHVRHQKRTFEEAFDVHTEKYRENMAKVQNWRSALRKAADLSGIHYPSTLIRNEVELIEKIIKVVNEKLPPICPNKSKGAVGIDEQVKSIESLLAKMEPNDVGILGIWGMGGIGKTTIAQVIFNKYSSQYEGCCFLKNVREESERHGLDYLYEQLFSQLLKKQNLLVKGPANAISAIYERRLSQKEVLIVLDDVDTSDILDYLTGEQTCLAPASRVIVTTRDKQILIAARAHGIYEVKRLSFKSSLELFCIKAFNKIYPENGYEKLSQMAVNYANGIPLALKVLGSFLCSKSAVVWKNALKKLQSCPDKRIFNVLKLSYDGLDDSDKSIFLDIACFFKGECKDNVIRFLDSCSFYADVGIDNLESKALITISYNRIQMHDLIQQMGWEVVRQESNKDPTELTRINKPEDFHNLLKNSKGKNLVEGIMIDLSQIGDLHLDADTFKNMPQLRFLKFYAPRDEKQLNVYIPIPLESFSARLKYLEWNSYPLNSLSSMFCVEQLVELRMPNSQISKLWDGTQELPNLIVLYLYGCKKLVELPDFSKATKLKTIDLWNCEKLCQLHPSILSIQTLEELYLTGCTKLKCVKSNLKSVKTFYAYNCLSLEKFSVSSEKLSDLDISLWRIKSLPNEICSFFSLEYLCLSNCRKLIDLPRNIKAQSRLRALDVSGCSSLRSIPELPPSIEELYAVDCTSLETIFNLKAVFSLNRRKISFANCVRLEQESVNDIMEDAHLTIFRNVLLLSADPDQVINYYYYHKMLGCVCYPGYKVPKWFGCETRGASIIIELHQPYYELLGFFFCCVISQNLPPYYFEELDLVNIKCEYRYFGDGVKDTFVSKNLNFVSKRRCCCDHVLIWTDPFGSENILSEIERCRLRGGSDDDDSTCNQKMSFRFSIDRPKKGKRVQIRRENDEDCFIKECGVIPMYASTLLDAIQNLELEFNLKPHHNPIPGINLDEVKSMMIRKSKGKSKLH